In a genomic window of Halalkalicoccus sp. CG83:
- a CDS encoding acc operon protein: METSRFDLDVPESASDEEAAAIAAAVGSHLRAQEALAAAGEEPSWEDERWSFAGRIKATQGRSVRVPVGTPTDAWTAAGRTDRMR; the protein is encoded by the coding sequence ATGGAAACATCCCGCTTTGATCTCGACGTCCCGGAGAGCGCGAGCGACGAAGAGGCCGCCGCGATCGCCGCGGCCGTCGGCTCACACCTTCGGGCACAGGAGGCGCTGGCGGCCGCGGGCGAGGAGCCGTCCTGGGAGGACGAGCGCTGGTCGTTCGCCGGCCGGATCAAGGCGACCCAGGGCCGCAGCGTGCGCGTCCCCGTTGGGACACCCACCGACGCCTGGACGGCGGCGGGGCGAACCGACAGAATGAGGTAA
- a CDS encoding acyl-CoA carboxylase subunit beta produces the protein MTGDDIEELRELKAEAELGGGEERIESQHEKGKMTARERIDYFLDDDTFHEFDQLRTHRNHNFGMEERKILGDGVVTGYGEVNGRKTFVFAHDFTVFGGSLGEVFAEKICKVMDTAIEVGAPIVGLNDSAGARIQEGVVSLAGFTEIFHRNQKASGVIPQISGIMGPCAGGAVYSPSITDFIFMVKDTSHMYITGPGVIETVTGEKVTQEELGGARTHAQDTGVAQFAAESEKAALDDIKRLLSYLPQNNVEDPPRVEPWDDPERRDESLNDVVPESPQKPYDMVEVIDGITDEGAFFEVAPEFAKNIVVGFSRLDGHSVGVVANQPRANAGTLTVDSSMKASRFVRFCDAFNIPILTFVDVPGYMPGTDQEHRGIIRHGAKLLYAYSEATVPLLTVITRKAYGGAYCVMASKHLGADVNYAWPTSEIAVMGPEGAVNILYRKELEAAEDTDARRQELIDEYREEFANPYTVADRGFVDDVIEPSDTRPRLIDDLEMLRSKRESQPEKKHGNIPL, from the coding sequence GTGACCGGCGACGACATAGAGGAGCTACGTGAACTGAAGGCGGAGGCGGAGCTCGGCGGTGGGGAGGAGCGAATCGAGTCCCAGCACGAGAAGGGGAAGATGACCGCACGCGAGCGGATCGACTACTTCCTCGACGACGACACCTTCCACGAGTTCGACCAGCTTCGCACTCACCGAAACCACAACTTCGGGATGGAGGAGCGAAAGATCCTCGGCGACGGCGTCGTGACGGGCTACGGCGAGGTCAACGGGCGAAAGACGTTCGTCTTCGCCCACGACTTCACCGTCTTCGGCGGCTCGCTCGGGGAGGTGTTCGCCGAGAAGATCTGCAAGGTGATGGACACCGCGATAGAGGTCGGGGCGCCGATCGTCGGGCTCAACGACTCGGCAGGCGCGCGGATCCAGGAAGGGGTCGTCTCGCTCGCGGGCTTCACCGAGATCTTCCATAGAAATCAAAAAGCCAGCGGCGTCATCCCGCAGATCTCGGGGATCATGGGGCCGTGTGCCGGCGGGGCGGTCTACTCGCCCTCGATCACCGACTTCATCTTCATGGTGAAGGACACGAGCCACATGTACATCACCGGCCCCGGGGTGATCGAGACGGTCACCGGCGAGAAGGTCACCCAGGAGGAACTCGGCGGGGCGCGTACCCACGCCCAGGACACCGGCGTCGCACAGTTCGCCGCCGAGTCGGAGAAGGCGGCGCTCGACGACATCAAGCGGCTGCTGTCGTATCTCCCCCAGAACAACGTCGAGGACCCCCCACGGGTCGAGCCGTGGGACGACCCCGAGCGCCGCGACGAGTCGCTCAACGACGTGGTTCCCGAGAGCCCGCAGAAGCCCTACGACATGGTCGAGGTGATCGACGGGATCACCGACGAGGGCGCCTTCTTCGAGGTCGCCCCCGAGTTCGCGAAGAACATCGTCGTCGGCTTCTCGCGGCTCGACGGCCACTCCGTCGGGGTGGTCGCGAACCAGCCACGCGCCAACGCCGGGACGCTCACCGTCGACTCGAGCATGAAAGCATCGCGGTTCGTCCGCTTCTGTGACGCGTTCAACATTCCCATCCTGACGTTCGTCGACGTGCCCGGCTACATGCCCGGCACGGACCAGGAGCACCGCGGCATCATCCGCCACGGCGCGAAGCTGCTCTACGCCTACTCGGAGGCGACGGTGCCCTTGTTGACCGTCATTACGCGAAAGGCCTACGGCGGTGCCTACTGTGTGATGGCCTCGAAACACCTGGGGGCCGACGTCAACTACGCCTGGCCCACCAGCGAGATCGCCGTCATGGGCCCGGAGGGCGCCGTGAACATCCTCTACCGAAAGGAGCTCGAGGCCGCGGAGGACACCGATGCGCGCCGCCAGGAGCTCATCGACGAGTACCGCGAGGAGTTCGCGAACCCGTATACGGTCGCGGATCGCGGGTTCGTCGACGACGTGATCGAACCGTCCGACACCCGTCCGCGGCTGATCGACGACCTCGAGATGCTGCGCTCGAAGCGCGAGTCCCAGCCGGAGAAGAAACATGGAAACATCCCGCTTTGA
- a CDS encoding universal stress protein: MYERILVPTDGSAGVERAIEQAAELAAVHGAEVHSVYVLNTANFASLPMETSWEGVSDMLRQDGEEALERVRALLESYEVPVRTHLIEGSPAREIVDFATEEGCDLIVMGTHGRGGIDRLLLGSVAERVVRGSPVPVLTVRVREEDLD; this comes from the coding sequence ATGTACGAGCGCATTCTCGTCCCGACCGACGGATCGGCGGGCGTCGAGCGCGCGATCGAGCAGGCGGCGGAGCTCGCCGCCGTTCACGGCGCGGAGGTCCACTCGGTCTACGTTCTCAACACCGCGAACTTCGCCAGCCTGCCGATGGAGACCTCCTGGGAGGGGGTCAGCGACATGCTCCGACAGGACGGCGAGGAGGCGCTCGAGCGCGTTCGGGCGCTCCTCGAGAGCTACGAGGTACCCGTCCGGACACACCTGATCGAGGGAAGTCCGGCTCGCGAGATCGTCGATTTCGCGACCGAGGAGGGCTGTGACCTGATCGTGATGGGGACCCACGGCCGCGGCGGGATCGATCGCCTCCTCCTGGGGAGCGTCGCCGAACGGGTCGTTCGAGGGTCGCCCGTCCCGGTGCTCACCGTCCGCGTTCGCGAGGAGGACCTGGATTAG
- a CDS encoding amidohydrolase family protein: protein MIVEGTVLRGPEFTPIEGRVVCEDGRIDAVEETEAESDRIVLPAFVNAHTHVGDSIAKEAGRGLSLEELVAPPDGLKHRLLRRADREESVAAIRRTLRFMRSGGTTAFMDFREGGEEGVSALYEAAADLPIDAFALGRDELAALEAGDGYGASGAADAEFSRERAAAREAGKPFGIHAGENRTDDIEPALELQPDFLVHMVNAGPDHLDRVEREGIPVVVCPRANLTTGVGLPPIEELASRTRVALGTDNVMLNGPSMFREMEFAAKLTDLPADRVLAMATRAGAELAGLNCGVVEEGREARLLVLDGDSDNLAGVRDPIRAVVRRAGVADVLDVIHPAQNS from the coding sequence ATGATCGTCGAGGGGACCGTCCTTCGGGGTCCCGAGTTCACCCCGATCGAGGGTCGCGTCGTCTGCGAGGACGGACGGATCGACGCGGTCGAGGAGACCGAGGCGGAGAGCGATCGGATCGTCCTGCCCGCGTTCGTCAACGCCCACACCCACGTCGGTGACTCGATCGCGAAGGAGGCAGGGAGGGGGCTCTCGCTCGAGGAGCTCGTCGCCCCGCCCGACGGGCTGAAACACCGCCTGCTCCGACGCGCCGACCGCGAGGAGTCGGTCGCCGCCATCCGCCGAACCCTCCGGTTCATGCGTTCGGGAGGAACGACCGCGTTCATGGACTTCCGCGAGGGCGGAGAGGAGGGCGTGAGCGCGCTCTACGAGGCCGCCGCCGATCTCCCGATCGACGCGTTCGCGCTCGGCCGCGACGAACTCGCGGCGCTCGAGGCGGGCGACGGCTACGGCGCGAGCGGCGCCGCCGACGCGGAGTTCTCGCGCGAACGCGCGGCCGCCCGCGAGGCGGGAAAGCCCTTCGGCATCCACGCCGGCGAGAACCGAACCGACGACATCGAGCCCGCACTGGAGCTCCAGCCGGACTTCCTGGTCCACATGGTCAACGCCGGTCCCGACCACCTCGACCGGGTCGAGCGCGAGGGGATCCCCGTCGTCGTCTGCCCGCGCGCGAACCTCACGACCGGCGTGGGACTGCCGCCGATCGAGGAACTCGCTTCACGCACGCGGGTCGCGCTCGGCACGGACAACGTGATGCTCAACGGCCCCTCGATGTTCCGCGAGATGGAGTTCGCGGCGAAGCTCACCGACCTGCCCGCCGATCGCGTTCTGGCGATGGCGACGCGCGCCGGCGCGGAACTCGCCGGGCTGAACTGTGGCGTCGTCGAGGAAGGACGCGAGGCACGGCTGCTCGTGCTCGACGGCGACTCGGACAACCTCGCGGGCGTTCGGGATCCGATCCGGGCGGTCGTCCGCCGGGCGGGCGTCGCGGACGTCCTCGACGTGATCCACCCGGCGCAAAACAGTTAA
- a CDS encoding biotin--[acetyl-CoA-carboxylase] ligase, translated as MSEREGVDEDTRRAVLDALATGPATGPELAERLGVSRAAVWKRIEALRDAGFEIRGDDGYRVTSVPAYGAAAVEFGLEAPYRVEYHDALPSTNARARELAKAGEDRVAVLADEQTGGRGRLDRGWNSPSGGIYLSVVLRPEITPREAPLLTLAAAVATTRALREAGVDAGIKWPNDVLSRETGGKLVGILTEMEGEADRVSWVVVGFGVNANVDPADLPEGATSVRAEAGDVDRRVFVQRVLEEFDALRGEPDAILDAWRELAITLGERVRVETPTGEVIGRALDVEAPGRLVVETDEDEVRVHAGDCEHLRPV; from the coding sequence ATGAGCGAGCGCGAGGGCGTCGACGAGGACACCCGCCGGGCCGTCCTCGACGCGCTCGCGACCGGCCCGGCGACGGGACCGGAACTCGCCGAACGACTCGGCGTCTCGCGGGCCGCGGTCTGGAAGCGGATCGAGGCGCTACGCGATGCGGGTTTCGAGATCCGAGGCGACGACGGGTATCGAGTCACGAGCGTCCCGGCGTACGGCGCCGCGGCGGTCGAGTTCGGGCTCGAGGCGCCCTACCGGGTCGAGTACCACGACGCCCTCCCGAGCACGAACGCCCGCGCTCGTGAGCTGGCGAAGGCGGGGGAGGATCGCGTGGCCGTCCTCGCGGACGAACAGACCGGCGGGCGCGGCCGGCTCGATCGCGGGTGGAACTCGCCCAGTGGCGGGATCTACCTGAGCGTCGTCCTCCGGCCCGAGATCACGCCGAGGGAGGCGCCGCTTCTGACGCTCGCGGCCGCCGTCGCGACGACCCGCGCGCTCCGCGAGGCGGGCGTCGACGCGGGGATCAAGTGGCCGAACGACGTGCTCTCGCGTGAGACGGGCGGAAAGCTCGTCGGAATCCTCACCGAGATGGAGGGCGAGGCGGATCGCGTCTCGTGGGTCGTCGTCGGCTTCGGCGTGAACGCGAACGTCGATCCCGCCGACCTGCCCGAGGGCGCGACGAGCGTCCGCGCCGAGGCGGGCGACGTCGACCGTCGCGTGTTCGTCCAGCGGGTCCTCGAGGAGTTCGACGCGCTCCGGGGCGAACCGGACGCGATCCTCGACGCGTGGCGCGAACTCGCGATCACGCTCGGAGAACGGGTGCGCGTCGAGACGCCGACGGGAGAGGTCATCGGACGGGCGCTCGACGTCGAGGCGCCGGGACGGTTAGTGGTCGAGACCGACGAGGACGAGGTGCGGGTCCACGCCGGCGACTGCGAGCACCTCCGGCCGGTCTAA
- a CDS encoding acetyl-CoA carboxylase biotin carboxylase subunit, whose protein sequence is MFRKVLVANRGEIAVRVMRACEELNVGTVAVYSEADKDGGHVRYADEAYNVGPAKASDSYLDHEAVIEAARKADADAIHPGYGFLAENAEFARKVEETEITWIGPSGDAMEQLGEKTKARAVMQSADTPIVPGTTEPVTEPEEVTAFGDEHGYPVAIKAEGGGGGRGMKIVNGPDEAEDRLQSAKREGEAYFDNDSVYLERFLENPRHIEVQILADHAGNVRHLGERDCSLQRRYQKVIEEGPSPALTDELREKIGEAARRGVSEAGYTNAGTVEFLVEEDADREEGELLGPETNFYFLEVNTRIQVEHTVTEEITGIDIVKWQIRIAAGEEIGFEQDDVEIDGHAMEFRINAENAANEFAPSPGGRLETYDPPGGIGVRLDDALRQGDEIVTDYDSMIAKLIVHGGDRDECIARSLRALREYGIEGVVTVIPFHRLMLTNERFVEGKHTTKYLDEEMDRSRIEEAQKQWGSETGAESEEESVVHREFTVEVNGKRFEVDLEEHGVEAVGGSGGGGGGQRPQPAGGSDSGESAVSTEGEQVTTDMQGTILSVEVSEGDEVESGDVLCVLEAMKMENDVVASASGTVAQVLIEEGESVDMGDTLVVIE, encoded by the coding sequence ATGTTCAGGAAAGTCCTAGTCGCGAACCGCGGGGAGATCGCGGTTCGAGTCATGCGTGCGTGTGAGGAACTGAACGTCGGCACCGTCGCCGTCTACAGCGAGGCTGACAAGGACGGCGGTCACGTCCGCTACGCCGACGAAGCATACAACGTCGGCCCCGCGAAGGCCAGCGACTCCTATCTCGATCACGAGGCGGTCATCGAGGCCGCGCGGAAGGCGGACGCCGACGCGATCCACCCCGGTTACGGCTTCCTCGCGGAGAACGCGGAGTTCGCCCGGAAGGTCGAGGAGACGGAGATCACCTGGATCGGTCCGAGTGGCGACGCCATGGAGCAACTCGGCGAGAAGACCAAGGCCCGCGCGGTCATGCAGTCCGCGGACACGCCGATCGTCCCCGGGACGACCGAGCCCGTCACCGAGCCCGAGGAGGTCACCGCGTTCGGCGACGAACACGGCTACCCGGTCGCGATCAAGGCAGAGGGCGGGGGTGGCGGTCGCGGAATGAAGATCGTCAACGGTCCCGACGAAGCCGAGGACCGGCTCCAGAGCGCCAAACGCGAGGGCGAGGCCTACTTCGACAACGACTCCGTCTACCTGGAACGGTTCCTCGAGAACCCACGACACATCGAGGTACAGATCCTCGCCGACCACGCGGGCAACGTCCGCCACCTCGGCGAGCGCGACTGCTCGCTCCAGCGGCGCTACCAGAAGGTCATCGAGGAGGGCCCCTCCCCGGCGCTGACCGACGAGCTCCGCGAGAAGATCGGCGAGGCCGCCCGCCGGGGAGTCAGCGAGGCCGGATACACCAACGCCGGTACCGTCGAGTTCCTCGTCGAGGAGGACGCCGATCGCGAGGAGGGCGAACTGCTCGGACCCGAGACGAACTTCTACTTCCTCGAGGTGAACACCCGGATCCAGGTCGAACACACCGTCACCGAGGAGATCACGGGCATCGACATCGTGAAGTGGCAGATCCGGATCGCGGCCGGCGAGGAGATCGGCTTCGAACAGGACGACGTCGAGATCGACGGCCACGCCATGGAGTTCCGGATCAACGCCGAGAACGCCGCCAACGAGTTCGCCCCCTCGCCGGGCGGCCGGCTGGAGACCTACGACCCGCCGGGCGGGATCGGCGTCCGACTCGACGATGCGCTCCGACAGGGCGACGAGATCGTCACCGACTACGACTCGATGATCGCGAAGCTGATCGTCCACGGGGGCGACCGCGACGAGTGTATCGCACGAAGCCTGCGCGCGCTCCGGGAGTACGGGATCGAGGGCGTCGTGACGGTGATCCCGTTCCACCGCCTGATGCTCACGAACGAGCGGTTCGTCGAGGGGAAACACACCACGAAGTACCTCGACGAGGAGATGGACCGGAGTCGGATCGAGGAGGCGCAGAAGCAGTGGGGAAGCGAGACCGGCGCCGAAAGCGAGGAGGAAAGCGTCGTCCACCGCGAGTTCACCGTCGAGGTCAACGGCAAGCGCTTCGAGGTCGACCTCGAGGAACACGGCGTTGAGGCGGTCGGCGGCAGTGGCGGCGGTGGTGGCGGACAGAGACCCCAGCCGGCCGGCGGCTCCGATTCGGGCGAGTCAGCGGTCTCCACGGAGGGCGAACAGGTCACCACCGACATGCAGGGGACGATCCTCTCGGTGGAGGTGAGCGAGGGCGACGAAGTCGAGAGCGGCGACGTGCTCTGCGTGCTCGAGGCGATGAAGATGGAGAACGACGTCGTCGCCTCCGCGTCGGGCACGGTCGCCCAGGTGCTCATCGAGGAGGGCGAGAGCGTCGACATGGGCGATACGCTGGTCGTCATCGAATGA